A stretch of Mobula birostris isolate sMobBir1 chromosome 2, sMobBir1.hap1, whole genome shotgun sequence DNA encodes these proteins:
- the lratd1 gene encoding protein LRATD1, which yields MGNQIDRITHLNYSELPTGDPSGIEKDELRVGVAYFFSDDEDELDERAPQPERTWREPSPTREGAAVLLLGELEYSAFCCHECIFSKLGGSQDLSAYPVSALLPRCRAGDLLELACGGGQPAHWVVYVGAGCVIHLQGQEIREEHLAQVSGGRLARIVNSWYRYRALPAELVVQNARGHVGLRGHEVCWTNSESFAAWCRFGKREFKAGGESRGAGGQEGRYLLKLHLPDSRVHTLNFPSLEDLIREKRRQDAGGRVGVLKELSVLNQK from the coding sequence ATGGGAAATCAAATCGACCGGATCACCCACCTGAACTACAGCGAGCTCCCCACGGGCGATCCCTCTGGCATCGAGAAGGACGAGCTGAGGGTGGGGGTGGCCTACTTCTTCTCGGATGATGAGGATGAGCTGGACGAGCGGGCGCCGCAGCCTGAGAGGACATGGAGGGAGCCGAGCCCGACCCGTGAAGGGGCAGCGGTACTCCTGCTGGGCGAGCTGGAGTATTCGGCCTTCTGCTGTCACGAGTGCATCTTCTCCAAGTTGGGCGGCAGCCAGGACCTCAGCGCCTACCCAGTGAGTGCGCTGCTGCCCAGGTGCCGAGCAGGTGACCTCCTAGAGTTGGCATGTGGCGGTGGGCAGCCAGCTCACTGGGTGGTGTACGTGGGCGCTGGCTGCGTCATCCACCTGCAGGGACAGGAGATCCGCGAGGAGCACCTGGCACAGGTGAGCGGCGGGCGCCTGGCCCGCATCGTCAACAGCTGGTACCGCTACCGGGCGCTTCCGGCCGAGCTGGTGGTGCAGAATGCACGGGGCCACGTTGGCCTCCGAGGGCACGAGGTGTGCTGGACCAACTCGGAGAGCTTCGCTGCCTGGTGCCGGTTCGGCAAGCGGGAGTTCAAGGCGGGCGGGGAGTCCCGGGGTGCAGGAGGGCAGGAGGGCCGCTACCTGCTCAAGCTGCACCTGCCTGATAGCAGGGTGCACACACTCAACTTCCCCAGCCTGGAGGACCTGATCAGGGAGAAGCGGCGCCAGGACGCTGGCGGCAGAGTGGGAGTGCTGAAAGAGCTGTCGGTGCTGAACCAAAAAtag